The region TTactttgtcaagctgaaatgtTATTGAAGGTTGCCAGCAGTATTTACAAAAATGCCCTAatcctggaaaaaaacaaacccagtttgtgttttatcccCTTCCCAGAGTATTCACTATAATCCAGTCACCTCTTGCACCTGTCTCAGGGCATCACTGGTTCTGTTGGACCATGTCTATGCCTGTTTGAGGATTCACAGCCTATCCTTTAACAAGGAATTGGGGTTAAGAAGCAGCATTTCCCTGATCTCCAGGATACTGTTTGACCTCCAACAGAAAATGTGGTTGGACAAAACTAAACTCAATAATAAGAGAAAATTCATTACTGCACTGTAAAAGACCACAAGCGGAGTGTTAACTTGTTCTGGATCATTAATTTCTGATCTAATGTGGTTAATGAAATAAAGCTGGgagtgccaaaaaaacaaatggagaaAGCGAGACCATGGAGGAGATGAAATAGCAGGTGGAGAAATCCAAACCTGTCTGCCCTCCCTGCCTCCTttgctctctgcttttctctatcaatcctctccctccctcccgcaGGTTTGACCAGTACGAGTCATTCGACTCGCGCACCTCTGCTCTCACCTCCTCCCGAGATCTCTACAGATCTGGCGGCGGTAGCTATGGTTATGGTGATGGCCGTGGGGACAATCTGCTCATGGGTCAGCGAGGAGGCTCGGGCTTCGGAGGGGGAATGGGGcttgggggaggaggaggctttGACAGCCCCTCCTCTTCCTATGGAGTCGCTAAAATGCGACAGAATATGAGGGAGCCCTTCACCAGTGGCCAGGGAGGAGGttctggaggtggaggatgggCTGGAGCAGGCCGACGTTCCCCCAGAAGGGGTGGAAGTGCCGGGGGtcgaggagctggaggagggtTTGGAAGCCGCAGGTCTGATCCCATACCATTAGGTGGTGGGAGGGGAAGTGGTAGTGGTGGCCAGTCCCACCACGGCCACTCTCCAGGAGGTGGTAGAGGCAAGCTCCCATCCCTCCTGTCCAACCGCATGTACCCTGAGAGTGGGGGCTTCCATCAGGGTTCCACCCAAGGGCCTCACGACTTTCCTGGGAGGCATTTTGGAGGTGGCCCACGGGCTGGCCGCCAGCGAGGCCGCAAGAGACCCCTCAACAAAGTAAGTACCTCCAGCCAAATAAGACCTCCTCAGACACTGGGCAAAAGTTAAGCCCTTTCTGGTTCCCTCCTTTTTGCATCCTCAACCAACTGGCAAGTCAGCATAAAGTGCTAGTACCTGCTATGTGCCATCTAAAGCATTTTGCCACAAATAACCCCCCGACATACATGTGACACATCACTTGCTCATATAAACTCCTCCCGGCCCTTTATTAATGTGGTCAGAAATGATTCATGGAGCTGCCCTTTCTGTACAGTAAAGGCAAGTGACACTTTTCTCTGCCCGATTCTTTGTCTTGTTTACCTGTGGGGATGTTGGTTTCACTTTGTaggatttattttgattttcttttggcTTTTGCCCCAGTCCTCGGTAGTCTTAAGATGAGACTAACGCCATTGATGAGGAAATGTCCAGAGAAGGAAACCGTATCAAGTCTGCTAATTGGCCGTGACTAGCATTAAGTCTAGAATTTACTGTTGGGTTGATGATGAGTTCTGGCTGTAGTGtgtacatgttttttgttttttcttttgggggggggcagaaaatgtacttttgagtgcaaatttattttgttgacTGTAGCAGGTGAAGCCACAGCGTGATGTccagaagaagagaaaacagacaccTACTGCAGCCGATGAGCCAGAGTCGAAGATAAACAAGACGGAGAGTGCAGGGTCAGAGGCTACCCAAGGTACCCCCTGAAATACATGTGTGGTATACTCAAAATAATGAACCATGTCAGTTTACACTTCTACTTCTGATGTGGTCTAATGCTAATGTGCTCTGTTTTCGTagaacaaactgagaaaaatggCGACGACAGTGAACCAAAGGCTGCAGCTGAGGTGAGTAGAGGTTATTTGACAGGAACTCTAATTCTTTTTCTGATTTAATTTAACATCATATCTCTTCAGATTTAATTATGTGGTATTattcaaaacaaatgataaGGATAAGATTATAATTTTCTATAAGGGCAACAGTTTGTTGCATAAAAGCCTCCTCCAGCACTGGCAAAGATGGCTGAAATAAACACTGACTAGTTATATCAAAGGGGTATTCCTAAGCTGTAGTATTGTACAGGCACTGAAGCTAGGAGAGAAGGATTGAAACATCTATAAAGATAAAaccattttattctttattaaGTTAGTGCCTTTTTATAAACAATGGGACACTTTTCTTTACAGGAGACAAAACCTGCTGAAGACGGAGATACAGGTAGGCTTAACTACAGTTGCctttcactgattttatttctttcatgcTGTGCTTCGTCGGTTTTGTACATCATTACTTGTCTTGCGCTGTAACCCTCTCGTGGAAATCTTGGCATGTCTGACTTCTGCTCTTGTGCTTATGATTAGCTGcactcaaacaggaggagaagaaaaagccACTGGGCAAGCAGAGCCCAGCCCAAGTTCAGGACAAACATccaaaaatgagaaagagaaggggcTTCCTCGAAAGGTGAGAGGACAAATTAAACGCCCCTAATGCCTGCATTATTGTCAcccttctttttctgttttctttttcattttttgtttattttcccttttttcccaCGTCTTTAcatcaacactgaaaaatgtatcTACATTGTAGTTCCTTTGCTGATGGTAAAATGGCTTTTGTGAATTTGGTCTTTTACTCTTAAAACATGCATCTAAAATGTATCTGTTTTTTCTAAGTCTTTTTGAAATAATtggttaattttattttgccaTGTCCTCAAATAACAACAACTCATATGGTGGTTTTTAGGACTAAGACTCTAAATTGTTTTTTCAGGGTGATGTTTGCATGCTCTGTGTGCAAGTTCCGTTCGTTCTACAAGGAGGAGATGGAAACCCATCTTGAAAGTCGCTTCCACAAAGACCACTTTAAGTTCCTTTCCAGCCAACTGTCCAAGCCCACTACAGACTTCCTCCAGGTGACTGCGATTTGTCAAACATCACACTCACAGTCATAAGTATTTTACCACCATGGCTCCGATTTCAAGGGATGTGCTCATTGTAAATGCACTAAAATTGTCATTTTAGGCATTGGTTAGCTTGACAGGAATGTCTGATACATCATTTCTTCAACATGCAACAGGGTCACCTGAGTCACTAATAAATTTGTTAGAGGTTATGAGTTGATAAAAGTTATTTGAGGTGTAAACCAAtcaaaactttattgttttgtttttgtaggaGTATTTGCAGAACAAGTTTaagaagacagagcagagggtCGGCCAGTTGGAAAACCACAGTGCTGCAATCTGCCAGGTGTACAAAGAGCAGGACCTCACCAGGggtaagcagcagcagctctgtgtgtgtttacgtttATTCACccaagacagaaaagacaaagcgGCTGCTCATTGCAGATATTTCTCACACATCTGTAGATCTTGGGATGGAGCACTTCATGCGCAAGGTGGAAGCTGCTCACTGTGCAGCATGTGACCTCTTCATTCCCATGCAGCCCCACCTGATACAGAAACACGTAAAGTCTCCTGACCACAACTACAACCGTAAGGTATGGTATATCATCCGCAGATGGATCATTGTTCCACAGAAAACTATTTAAATTtactgtttgcttgtttatgCTTGTCACAAACTGATGCTGTTTAACAAAATCACTAAAACATTATAGTAATCACTTTTTAAGTTGCAGTATCGGTTAGAATAATTTCACATGGATACATCCCTCAAATCGCTGAGCCCTACATTAAACAGTGGCTCATAGCTTTAATCCTTCCTGTTAGAATAAGGgcacacaaacatctgtaaTTTACTGCTGCTGGGAGAAGAACTTCAACTTGTGTCTCATAACATCGCTGTTAGAATGTTATGATGGACTGTAATGATGGTTGTCCTGTCTTTTATTCAAGGGTATGATGGAGCAGTCCAAGAGGGCCAGTCTGTCAGTTGCTCGTAGCATCCTTAATCACAAACTCATTGGCAAGAAGCTGGAGAGTTACCTCAAGGTATGTACAGTGTGAAGTGCCTGGACAGGGGCAGGCAATCAAAATGCACTGTACAAATGCTTGCACCGAATTGACCAGTGttcggttttttttttttgttctttgcaaATAGGAATATGTTTTATTGCATAATTTTAAACTAAACtgttaaatgactgaaaattgTTATAATATACTGTTCTTAACTCATGAatgggatgatgatgatgaatggaAAAGGGCTCCTCGATAAACAAATATACTTACAATAGTTCTTTCATGTTCAGGGTGAAAACCCGTTCATCGGTAACCAGGATGACCAGGATCCAGAGGACTCTATGGTGATGGACGTGTCAGAGATGGAGTTAACCGGCGAGATAGCAGACGGTCAGACAGAGGCAGCACCGGTCAAAGATGAGCTGGTGGCAGAAGGAGACACGGGCCAAGAGGCGGTTCAgggtgaagctgcagcagcggaagaggaaaagatggaggaggagctaGGAatggggggagaggaggagcaggggaaccaggaagaggaggaaggtttTGAggttggagaggaggaggagggttacGTGGTGCATGATGAGATTGGTGAAGAAGGATTACAGGGTGAcctggaaggagaggaggaggatgaaggagtggaggcagcagaagctgaggaggaagacaagaCTCATGAATGACTTTTGCACCCTGGGTGTGACTTCTCAACCTAAACATCTGTCTGGACCAGTGACCCCCACTGTCCCTTTCAATCCCAATACATTGTCAGGATTATGAAGAATTATACATACATGCTCCCACCATTTTTCACTATCTAATGACTGAGCTTATATAatggtttttttgttgttgttattgtttaaGGAACAGgtccacattttgggaaatatttttattcactttcttgctgagagttaatAAGATTAGTTACGCTACGTAGCTGTCTTAAGTATGTCAACCAGCTGTCTTTAGAGGTGTGGGTAGACTTTTTGCCTGCGCTCACTCCAAAATTATCACAGACACGAGttatatcaatcttctcatttaatACCGGCAAAGAAAGCCAATAAGTATTTCGAAAAATATCAGACTATTCctctgaatacttttttttgtgccttttgttAAAAATATTCTTAACTTAGAGTCAGTTCTTTAGGATTTGTTAAGAAGTCATAAGTATTgtaaagttgtgatgtctttttttttttttttccttatcagAGTTGACACAACGCCATAGCATTCTGTCTATTGCCTGTAGTCATGATGAatggattatttttttcccccaacgcTGCTGTGACTGAGATACTGGACTGTGGATTGTCTGTAGAATATGTATATGGGTAAGTATGGGATATTCAGAGTGAATGTCTGTCATGTCATCAACAGTTTTGTTTCACTCTTAAGAAATAAAGTTGTTGAATAAATaccagtttctgtgttttgaagATTTGGATGTGTGATTTGCCTGATAAAAGTCATGGTAAGAAAAGTTTAAACAGCGACAGGACTGACCCTCTGTATAGATTAAATGCAAGATTGTCAACAAACGTCAAATGCAAAAGTTCAGAAGGCAGATTGATGATTTAATTCAACAGGGTAATTAATCAGTTTGTTAAACCTTAAAGAGCATTCATGCCATGGATTTAACAACATGTCACCTTGCAGTCGTAGCTTGTGTTTATTTCGTATTGATCTTGTCAAAAATGAAGACTCGTGacttcagttgttttttgtttgcaacCTAGAATGGTGTTAATTTACCCTATGTATGTACAATGTACAcattgtacatactgtacaatacATACACATAATTTACATAATTTTGGTCGTAGGAGCCCATACCAGGTTCACATGACCAGTCTGCACCAGTTTGGATGAATCTGCCAGCCTTAGTCAAATCTATTGACAGCTTCCTTGGATTTAACACCATCCCTCACCACAAGGAGGCATACTAATTTCCTTGAAGTGGAAAGGTTTTCCCTGTAATAGTCTATAGCATAAGGTTTGACTGTTGCCTACCAAATCCCTCATTACCACTGGGTTAAAGGAGTGTCCATTAAACTTACACACatctttatgaaaaaaaagagagacagaaatgtattTCACTATTTCTGGAACATACTTTTAAAACCAGTGCCTtctttatttgtgttatttcttcttctaGATTCTTAAAGACGTTTGCACATGCCACAATTGCTTCCTAATTTTTTACGTTCATGAAATAtacagctgctcagtgaccGTTTGCAGCGGGGGttctatttatttctttacacTTAAAAAGTCAACAGAACATATCATTTGAATGGGGTTTCCCAAAATTCATACTAAATGATCCGGATCTGCCTAAAATCTAAGCGGTTCTTCCCTGGCACGTGCGTCATGCACGCACCGAGTTCC is a window of Toxotes jaculatrix isolate fToxJac2 chromosome 4, fToxJac2.pri, whole genome shotgun sequence DNA encoding:
- the akap8l gene encoding A-kinase anchor protein 8-like, with protein sequence MDGRGYGSGYSSWGGGGSGSRGSGGFDLYGGGYKDSMSGLGGYGGGGSGSGGGGGGGGGGGGGHMKRGLSGASLLSSTGTHADAVIAKINQRLDMLTQLEGGLKGTRGDRFDQYESFDSRTSALTSSRDLYRSGGGSYGYGDGRGDNLLMGQRGGSGFGGGMGLGGGGGFDSPSSSYGVAKMRQNMREPFTSGQGGGSGGGGWAGAGRRSPRRGGSAGGRGAGGGFGSRRSDPIPLGGGRGSGSGGQSHHGHSPGGGRGKLPSLLSNRMYPESGGFHQGSTQGPHDFPGRHFGGGPRAGRQRGRKRPLNKQVKPQRDVQKKRKQTPTAADEPESKINKTESAGSEATQEQTEKNGDDSEPKAAAEETKPAEDGDTAALKQEEKKKPLGKQSPAQVQDKHPKMRKRRGFLERVMFACSVCKFRSFYKEEMETHLESRFHKDHFKFLSSQLSKPTTDFLQEYLQNKFKKTEQRVGQLENHSAAICQVYKEQDLTRDLGMEHFMRKVEAAHCAACDLFIPMQPHLIQKHVKSPDHNYNRKGMMEQSKRASLSVARSILNHKLIGKKLESYLKGENPFIGNQDDQDPEDSMVMDVSEMELTGEIADGQTEAAPVKDELVAEGDTGQEAVQGEAAAAEEEKMEEELGMGGEEEQGNQEEEEGFEVGEEEEGYVVHDEIGEEGLQGDLEGEEEDEGVEAAEAEEEDKTHE